One Sphingomonas sp. SUN039 genomic window carries:
- a CDS encoding SDR family NAD(P)-dependent oxidoreductase, protein MGNLTGKVAVVTGASRGIGRGIALVLAEQGCTVYVTGRTVNPGDYYLSGTVGETAAQCNERGRDSGGKGIAIACDHADDAAVAALFDRVRTEAGRLDILVNNAFQLSDDLLEPKPFWEKPLSNLEMWDVGVRSNFIAAWHAAKIMAPQKSGLIVAISGYTGVTYTYGVIFGTSKSAVDRMSRDMAIELEPYNIASVVMWQGLTLTEKARYNLDKMAAKMTTSVTGQTGSTVEHPGRVIAAMAADPDIMKRSGATYITAELADEYGVTDVDGRRIESMRAKRGSPLWGPISENDYRGK, encoded by the coding sequence ATGGGCAATCTGACAGGCAAGGTCGCGGTCGTCACCGGTGCCAGCCGCGGCATCGGGCGCGGTATCGCGCTGGTCCTCGCGGAGCAAGGCTGCACGGTTTACGTCACCGGGCGCACGGTCAATCCGGGCGATTACTATCTCTCGGGCACGGTCGGCGAGACGGCGGCGCAGTGCAACGAGCGCGGCAGGGACAGCGGCGGCAAGGGCATCGCCATCGCCTGCGACCATGCCGACGATGCTGCGGTCGCCGCGCTGTTCGACCGGGTGCGGACCGAGGCGGGCCGCCTCGACATCCTCGTCAACAACGCCTTCCAGCTGTCCGACGACCTGCTCGAACCCAAGCCCTTTTGGGAAAAGCCGCTGTCGAACCTGGAAATGTGGGACGTCGGCGTGCGGTCGAACTTCATCGCGGCGTGGCATGCCGCCAAGATCATGGCCCCGCAGAAGAGCGGGCTGATCGTCGCGATTTCGGGCTATACCGGGGTGACCTATACCTATGGGGTCATCTTCGGCACCTCGAAATCCGCCGTCGACCGCATGTCGCGCGACATGGCGATCGAACTGGAACCGTACAACATCGCCTCGGTGGTGATGTGGCAGGGCCTGACCCTGACCGAAAAGGCGCGCTACAACCTCGACAAGATGGCCGCGAAGATGACGACGTCGGTGACCGGCCAGACGGGCAGCACCGTCGAACATCCGGGCCGCGTGATCGCCGCGATGGCCGCCGACCCCGACATCATGAAGCGGTCGGGCGCGACCTATATCACCGCCGAACTCGCCGACGAATATGGCGTAACCGACGTGGACGGCCGCCGGATCGAGTCGATGCGGGCGAAGCGCGGCAGTCCTTTATGGGGGCCGATTTCGGAGAACGATTACCGTGGGAAATAA
- a CDS encoding sterol desaturase family protein, producing the protein MWDALLRFFGGQESLRLWFLLFLASILVAGIWSGFFEARKVQPKGFKWKALRTEAIVAAITIAIVGPTMGFISGWLARNGFIAPIKAPAAWWQIAFEYAAYFFLFDTWFYWWHRAMHKEPMYRWVHKVHHWSTSPNLLTTLSVNPLESLINGGFVPLFLTVTTLTLPIHSATMALIVPTNIFMGLYVHSGYEFLPRWWNKSWATKWFITATFHDHHHKYFNYNFGGYTTIWDRICGTTRKNFDKDFEAIAGRTRVVKPVESIAPAV; encoded by the coding sequence GTGTGGGATGCTCTTCTCCGCTTTTTCGGTGGCCAGGAATCGCTACGGCTGTGGTTCTTGCTGTTCCTGGCGAGCATCCTGGTTGCGGGCATCTGGAGCGGCTTTTTCGAGGCGCGCAAGGTCCAGCCCAAGGGTTTCAAGTGGAAGGCACTCCGCACCGAAGCCATTGTCGCGGCAATCACGATCGCGATTGTCGGCCCGACCATGGGGTTTATCAGCGGCTGGCTGGCCCGCAACGGTTTTATCGCGCCGATCAAGGCACCGGCGGCATGGTGGCAGATCGCGTTCGAATATGCCGCGTATTTCTTCCTGTTCGACACCTGGTTCTACTGGTGGCATCGCGCCATGCACAAGGAGCCGATGTATCGCTGGGTGCACAAGGTTCATCACTGGTCGACCTCGCCGAACTTGCTGACGACGCTGTCGGTGAACCCGCTGGAGTCATTGATCAACGGCGGGTTCGTGCCGCTGTTCCTGACAGTCACCACGCTGACCCTGCCGATTCATAGCGCGACGATGGCGCTGATCGTGCCGACCAACATTTTCATGGGGCTGTACGTCCATTCGGGCTATGAGTTTCTGCCGCGCTGGTGGAACAAGAGCTGGGCGACGAAGTGGTTCATCACCGCGACCTTCCACGACCACCACCACAAATATTTCAACTATAATTTCGGCGGCTACACGACGATCTGGGACCGCATTTGCGGCACGACACGCAAGAATTTCGACAAGGATTTCGAAGCGATTGCGGGGCGGACGCGGGTAGTGAAACCGGTGGAAAGCATCGCTCCTGCGGTTTGA
- a CDS encoding MaoC family dehydratase N-terminal domain-containing protein, which translates to MATVLEKPTDKFPKITEAGLEDLRKRIGVKIENTVEPWNYEATRDAIRHYAHGIGDDNPLWCDPDYASTTKHGSIVALPSFLFSMSRIVSGYCGGLPGVHAMWAGADWTWLKPVLRNDTISTEAYLKDLIGHDTKFAGRAYQQIYHVDFTNQHGEKVAECDSYVFRTDRDEARDRGTKYTGQVGKVEKLTDEQMQEWFDLYRNEEIRGAVPRYWEDVSEGDELQRMMKGPMTVTGFIGYAQGWGGLYIRTNKLHFQLIDAHPGLGIPNKFGVRDVPERVHWDDDFAREVGTPGAYDYGPERNSWLTHQITNWIGDDGFLSKHKCQIRRHNPDGDVIFIDGKVTRKFEENGKKYVEIQQRAETHRGELSATGTAIAELPSKG; encoded by the coding sequence ATGGCTACCGTGCTCGAAAAACCGACCGACAAGTTTCCCAAGATCACCGAAGCGGGTCTCGAAGACCTCCGCAAACGCATCGGCGTGAAGATCGAAAACACCGTCGAGCCGTGGAATTACGAAGCCACGCGCGATGCCATCCGCCACTACGCGCACGGTATCGGCGACGATAACCCCCTGTGGTGCGACCCCGACTATGCGTCGACGACCAAGCACGGCAGCATCGTCGCGCTGCCCAGCTTCCTGTTCTCGATGAGCCGGATCGTGTCGGGCTATTGCGGCGGGCTGCCCGGCGTGCACGCCATGTGGGCCGGGGCCGACTGGACCTGGCTGAAGCCCGTGCTGCGGAACGACACAATCAGCACCGAGGCGTATCTGAAAGACCTGATCGGTCACGACACGAAATTCGCGGGCCGCGCCTATCAGCAAATCTATCATGTCGATTTCACCAACCAGCATGGTGAAAAAGTTGCCGAGTGCGACAGCTATGTCTTCCGCACCGACCGCGACGAGGCGCGCGATCGCGGCACCAAATATACCGGCCAAGTCGGCAAGGTCGAAAAGCTGACCGACGAGCAAATGCAGGAGTGGTTCGACCTCTATCGCAACGAGGAAATCCGGGGCGCGGTGCCGCGTTACTGGGAAGACGTGAGCGAAGGCGACGAACTGCAGCGCATGATGAAGGGGCCGATGACGGTCACCGGCTTCATCGGTTACGCGCAAGGTTGGGGGGGCTTGTACATCCGCACCAACAAGCTGCATTTCCAGCTGATCGACGCGCATCCGGGTCTTGGCATCCCTAACAAGTTCGGCGTGCGCGACGTGCCGGAGCGGGTGCACTGGGACGACGATTTCGCGCGTGAGGTCGGTACGCCGGGTGCCTATGATTACGGTCCCGAGCGCAACTCGTGGCTGACCCACCAAATCACCAACTGGATCGGCGACGACGGTTTCCTGAGCAAGCATAAGTGCCAGATCCGCCGCCACAATCCCGACGGCGACGTGATCTTCATCGACGGCAAGGTGACGCGCAAGTTCGAGGAGAACGGCAAGAAGTACGTCGAGATACAGCAGCGCGCGGAAACGCATCGCGGCGAACTGTCGGCGACCGGCACCGCGATCGCCGAACTGCCGAGCAAGGGCTAA
- a CDS encoding nuclear transport factor 2 family protein, with protein MTDLRLQNLLDRQDILDCLTRFSRGMDRFDRAIYLSAFHDDAVIAAGPFVGSAADCWDWAKPMHEAGQVLTHHSLLNNTVEIDGDTAHSETYYQFVARNHPWEEGGGETVMLAGGRYIDRLERRGGAWKIALRTNIIEWSCIQPAMPLPFGDVPDIGANGVSARDQSDPSYQRPLLNVRKANVPR; from the coding sequence TTGACCGACCTCCGCCTCCAAAACCTCCTCGACCGGCAGGATATCCTCGACTGCCTGACCCGCTTCAGTCGCGGCATGGACCGGTTCGACCGCGCCATTTACCTGTCCGCCTTCCACGACGACGCCGTAATCGCGGCGGGGCCGTTCGTCGGGAGCGCGGCGGACTGCTGGGACTGGGCGAAACCGATGCACGAGGCGGGACAGGTGCTCACCCACCACAGCCTGCTCAACAACACCGTCGAGATCGACGGCGACACCGCGCACTCTGAGACCTATTACCAGTTTGTCGCGCGCAACCACCCGTGGGAGGAAGGCGGTGGCGAAACCGTGATGCTCGCGGGCGGGCGCTATATCGACCGGCTGGAGCGGCGCGGCGGCGCATGGAAGATCGCGCTGCGGACCAACATCATCGAATGGAGCTGCATACAGCCCGCGATGCCACTGCCCTTCGGCGATGTGCCCGATATTGGCGCGAACGGGGTGTCGGCGCGGGACCAGAGCGATCCGAGTTATCAGCGACCGCTGCTGAATGTGCGGAAGGCGAATGTGCCGAGGTGA
- a CDS encoding 3'(2'),5'-bisphosphate nucleotidase CysQ, with protein MSALTDAELAAHLADVAGKLLLQVRACGLMSLKALGKAGDNTANQYLIHAIREQRPDDGLLSEESKDTEDRLSKSRVWIIDPVDGTREYGEARTDWAVHVALAIDGVATVGAVALPGLDLILRSDRPAPLPPAATPPRMVVSRTRPAAEALAVAEAIGAELVPMGSAGAKAMAIVRGEAEIYLHTGGQYEWDSCAPVAVAAAYGLHVSRADGSPLIYNQRDTYMPDLLICRPEWADRVLEMVTKARLP; from the coding sequence ATGAGCGCCCTGACCGACGCCGAACTCGCCGCGCACCTCGCCGATGTCGCGGGCAAGCTGCTCCTACAGGTCCGCGCCTGCGGGTTGATGTCGCTGAAGGCTCTCGGCAAGGCGGGTGACAATACCGCCAACCAGTACCTCATCCACGCGATCCGCGAGCAGCGCCCCGACGACGGGTTGTTGTCGGAGGAGAGCAAGGACACCGAGGACAGGCTGTCGAAATCGCGCGTGTGGATCATCGATCCGGTCGACGGCACCCGCGAATATGGCGAGGCCCGCACCGACTGGGCTGTGCACGTCGCGCTCGCCATCGACGGGGTGGCAACCGTTGGCGCGGTCGCCCTGCCCGGCCTCGACCTCATCCTCCGCAGCGACCGCCCTGCCCCGCTGCCGCCCGCTGCGACCCCGCCGCGGATGGTCGTCAGCCGCACGCGGCCTGCTGCCGAGGCGCTAGCCGTTGCCGAAGCCATTGGTGCCGAACTCGTGCCCATGGGCAGTGCCGGGGCAAAGGCCATGGCTATCGTCCGCGGCGAGGCCGAAATCTATCTGCACACCGGCGGGCAGTATGAATGGGACAGCTGCGCGCCCGTCGCCGTCGCCGCGGCGTACGGCCTGCACGTCAGCCGCGCCGACGGGTCGCCGCTGATCTACAACCAGCGCGACACCTATATGCCCGACCTGCTGATCTGCCGTCCCGAATGGGCCGATCGCGTCCTCGAAATGGTCACGAAGGCTAGACTGCCATGA
- a CDS encoding sulfotransferase — MILDAQALVAAARMQTGLTDFGDPTMFDGLNRLIDSLNTEAKLTEAGSQRVGASITATLVNRLQVEDYLKSHPELLERPIEKPLFVFGLPRTGTTLAINLLTADPVRRRFMRWEAFATVPPAAPGALRADPRCHAEQERLDMSLKYVPHISAMHHEDADSSCECQFAMSPTFCSQVYDSQYHIPSYSDWFLNADYRPAFRYHKRLMQVLQSTNGGRWTFKNPWHPLYLDALTEVYPGAQLVMTHRDPADVVASACSLSTAVRRLFSDQVDPHAVADLKLRTFDLMIARQDAYRQKHGAHSIYDIQYAELTRDPMGVMKRLYAHFDEPLTAEAETAMQAMLDANPQGKHGKHEYSLADYGLTRAGIHAHFKDYTDRFGIPCKA, encoded by the coding sequence ATGATACTCGATGCCCAAGCTCTTGTCGCCGCCGCTCGCATGCAGACCGGCCTGACGGATTTCGGCGACCCAACGATGTTCGACGGGCTGAACCGGCTGATCGACAGCCTCAACACCGAAGCGAAACTGACCGAGGCGGGAAGCCAGCGCGTCGGCGCGAGCATCACCGCGACGCTCGTCAACCGGCTGCAGGTCGAGGATTACCTGAAGTCGCACCCCGAACTCCTCGAGCGACCGATCGAAAAGCCGCTTTTCGTCTTCGGCCTGCCGCGCACCGGAACAACGCTCGCGATCAATCTCCTGACTGCCGATCCTGTCCGCCGCCGCTTCATGCGATGGGAAGCGTTCGCGACTGTCCCGCCCGCCGCACCCGGCGCGTTGCGTGCCGATCCCCGCTGCCACGCCGAACAGGAACGGCTCGACATGAGCCTCAAATACGTGCCCCACATCTCGGCGATGCACCATGAAGATGCTGACAGTTCATGCGAATGCCAGTTCGCGATGTCGCCGACGTTTTGCTCGCAAGTCTATGATTCGCAATATCATATTCCGAGTTACAGCGACTGGTTCCTGAATGCAGATTACCGGCCCGCCTTCCGTTATCACAAGCGACTGATGCAGGTTCTCCAGTCAACCAATGGCGGTCGCTGGACGTTCAAAAACCCGTGGCATCCGCTTTACCTCGACGCGCTGACCGAGGTGTACCCGGGCGCACAACTGGTCATGACGCATCGCGATCCAGCTGATGTCGTGGCGTCGGCTTGCAGTCTTTCAACAGCCGTGCGCCGCCTGTTCAGCGATCAGGTCGATCCACACGCCGTTGCGGATCTCAAGCTCCGAACCTTCGACCTGATGATTGCGCGTCAAGACGCCTATCGCCAAAAGCATGGCGCACATTCGATTTACGACATCCAGTATGCCGAACTGACGCGCGACCCGATGGGGGTCATGAAACGCCTCTATGCACATTTCGACGAGCCGCTGACGGCGGAAGCCGAAACCGCGATGCAGGCGATGCTCGACGCCAACCCGCAGGGCAAGCACGGCAAGCACGAATATTCGCTGGCGGATTACGGACTGACCCGCGCCGGCATCCACGCGCATTTCAAGGACTATACCGACCGGTTCGGGATTCCCTGCAAGGCGTAG
- a CDS encoding nuclear transport factor 2 family protein: protein MPETLETLIDRQAIRDVIMRVARGEDRRNEGLLRSAYWPEARIDFGVMAGGFDDYLTWCVPGSPMIPVTQHMLGQTLIALHDDNAKAETYVQSYHRVVAEGGERDTAMGGRYLDVLEKRDGEWRIAARTMLYDWDRDLGVAADWSKGLMGMPFAGEHYTGQSVGDFSEGFFG, encoded by the coding sequence ATGCCCGAAACGCTCGAAACCCTGATCGACCGTCAGGCGATCCGTGATGTCATCATGCGCGTCGCGCGCGGCGAGGACCGGCGGAACGAAGGGTTGTTGCGGAGCGCCTACTGGCCCGAGGCCCGCATCGATTTCGGCGTGATGGCCGGCGGTTTCGACGACTATCTGACGTGGTGCGTGCCGGGGTCGCCGATGATCCCGGTGACGCAGCATATGCTCGGGCAGACGCTGATCGCGCTGCACGACGACAACGCGAAGGCAGAGACCTATGTCCAGTCCTACCACCGCGTCGTCGCCGAGGGCGGCGAGCGCGACACCGCGATGGGCGGGCGGTATCTCGACGTGCTAGAAAAACGTGACGGTGAGTGGCGCATCGCGGCGCGCACGATGCTCTACGACTGGGACCGCGATCTGGGCGTCGCAGCGGACTGGTCGAAGGGGCTGATGGGCATGCCGTTCGCGGGCGAGCACTATACCGGGCAGAGTGTGGGGGATTTCAGCGAGGGTTTTTTTGGCTGA
- a CDS encoding CaiB/BaiF CoA-transferase family protein, producing the protein MTDAPSEWAGPLSGIRVLDFSRVLAGPAASLALADLGAEIIKVEPPGTGDDTRTFPPFSDGHSVYFLGINRGKKSIVIDLKTADGVKLARDLAAKCDILIENYRPGVMDRLGLGYDTLSATNPGLIYCAISGFGMTGPLRDYPSFDIVTQAMSGAFSVNGERGHDPTRLGLPMGDLVGGINGPIGILAALYERTQTGKGRLIDVSLLDGLMGLLAYLPQIAWHSGENPKPQGNPHPNLVPYGVFPARGGLMVIACLTNDFWARLCRALGLDVYIDDPRYDTLEKRRKTRVEVDELIGSKTSLHSFDELDALLTEYQVPHAPILGILDALAQPHAVAREVVVEAQHKALGPIRIVNRPIKFPGAPQPIPTAPPVLGEHTDEILGELLGLDADAIAAFRAAKTVA; encoded by the coding sequence GTGACAGATGCACCTTCCGAATGGGCCGGACCCCTGAGCGGCATCCGCGTGCTCGATTTCTCGCGCGTGTTGGCGGGCCCCGCGGCGTCGCTCGCGCTCGCCGATCTCGGCGCGGAGATCATCAAGGTCGAACCGCCCGGCACTGGTGACGACACCCGAACCTTCCCGCCGTTTTCTGACGGCCACAGCGTTTATTTTCTCGGCATCAACCGGGGGAAGAAGAGCATCGTTATCGACCTGAAAACGGCGGATGGCGTTAAGCTCGCACGCGATCTGGCGGCGAAGTGCGACATCCTGATCGAGAATTACCGGCCGGGCGTCATGGACCGGCTGGGCCTCGGCTATGACACGCTGTCGGCGACCAATCCGGGGCTGATCTATTGCGCGATCTCTGGCTTCGGCATGACCGGGCCGTTGCGCGACTATCCCTCGTTCGACATTGTGACACAGGCGATGTCGGGCGCGTTCAGCGTCAACGGCGAGCGCGGCCATGATCCGACGCGATTGGGCCTGCCGATGGGCGATCTGGTCGGCGGCATCAACGGCCCCATCGGGATATTGGCGGCGCTGTATGAACGCACGCAGACCGGTAAGGGGCGGCTGATCGATGTCAGCCTGCTCGACGGGCTGATGGGCTTGCTGGCGTACTTGCCGCAGATCGCCTGGCACAGCGGCGAAAACCCGAAGCCGCAGGGCAATCCGCACCCCAACCTGGTCCCCTATGGCGTATTTCCGGCGCGGGGCGGGCTGATGGTCATCGCGTGCCTGACCAACGATTTCTGGGCGCGGCTGTGCCGGGCGCTGGGGCTGGATGTTTATATCGACGACCCGCGCTACGACACGCTCGAAAAGCGTCGCAAGACGCGGGTCGAGGTCGACGAGCTCATCGGCAGCAAGACGTCACTGCACAGTTTCGACGAACTCGACGCGCTGCTGACCGAATATCAGGTGCCGCATGCGCCTATTCTCGGCATCCTCGACGCGCTGGCCCAGCCGCATGCGGTGGCGCGCGAAGTGGTGGTCGAGGCACAGCACAAGGCGCTCGGGCCGATCCGCATCGTCAACCGCCCGATCAAATTCCCCGGCGCACCGCAACCGATCCCGACCGCGCCACCGGTGCTGGGCGAGCATACCGACGAAATTTTGGGCGAATTGCTGGGACTCGATGCGGATGCGATTGCCGCATTCAGGGCGGCAAAGACGGTCGCCTGA
- a CDS encoding acyl-CoA synthetase — MAKLTDLTSYADAQTHASMAALWDLFDGDRDRLNIAHECITRHADGSGRAAVRIAHADGRDEALSFDAISAGAAQFAHWLDANGIQKGDRIAFMLEPSLPFYVCLFGAMQTGAISVPLFTLFGNDALRLRVDDCKPAMLITNTEKADLARSVDGLRVVVADDRLLDEIAFYPKTYEPKSAANDLAVFQYTSGTTRELPEAVKHTHRALVTLMFAALYGTGIRPGDEFFCPSSPAWGHGLWHGTLAPLGLGVTTGTFAGRFDAVRLMKALSDYKITNMSAAATHYRMMKNSGKADDYAFHFKKLSYTGEPIDPATLDFIDAHFHVPACSMYGTTEIGVVLVNYPGATDYEVKPGSLGKAVPGQKLQVQTPEGTPSAPGEIGELMLWRRDRWETTKDLAKIDGDGYFYHCGRADDVIISAGWTMSAVEIENTMLKHPDVRECAVIGAPDATRGLVVKAFVVTDREPSDAYVKELQTFTRERLAQHEFPRLVEFTSELPKTPAGKVHRKVLRDREAAKALELAS; from the coding sequence ATGGCCAAATTGACCGACCTCACCAGCTATGCCGACGCCCAGACGCATGCGTCGATGGCGGCGCTGTGGGACCTGTTCGACGGCGACCGCGATCGGCTCAACATCGCCCATGAATGCATCACCCGCCACGCCGATGGCTCCGGCCGCGCGGCGGTCCGCATCGCCCACGCCGACGGTCGCGACGAGGCGCTGAGCTTCGACGCGATATCGGCAGGTGCGGCGCAGTTCGCGCACTGGCTCGACGCCAATGGCATTCAGAAGGGCGACCGGATCGCCTTCATGCTCGAGCCCTCGCTGCCCTTCTACGTCTGCCTGTTCGGCGCGATGCAGACCGGCGCGATCTCGGTGCCGCTGTTCACGCTGTTCGGCAACGATGCGCTGCGGTTGCGCGTCGACGACTGCAAGCCGGCGATGCTCATCACCAACACCGAAAAGGCCGATCTGGCGCGGTCGGTGGATGGCCTGCGGGTCGTGGTCGCCGATGACCGCCTGCTCGACGAGATCGCGTTCTACCCGAAGACCTATGAGCCGAAGTCGGCCGCGAACGACCTCGCGGTTTTCCAGTACACCAGCGGCACCACCCGCGAACTGCCCGAGGCGGTCAAGCACACCCACCGCGCTCTCGTCACGCTGATGTTCGCGGCGCTCTATGGCACCGGCATCCGCCCGGGCGACGAGTTCTTCTGTCCCTCCTCGCCTGCCTGGGGCCACGGCCTGTGGCATGGCACGCTTGCACCGCTGGGGCTGGGCGTGACGACGGGCACCTTTGCCGGGCGGTTCGACGCGGTACGGCTGATGAAGGCGCTCAGCGACTACAAGATCACCAACATGTCGGCGGCGGCAACGCATTACCGGATGATGAAGAACAGCGGAAAGGCCGACGACTACGCCTTCCACTTCAAGAAGCTGTCCTACACCGGCGAGCCGATCGATCCGGCGACCCTCGACTTCATCGACGCGCATTTCCACGTGCCCGCATGCAGCATGTATGGCACGACCGAGATCGGTGTGGTGCTGGTCAACTATCCGGGCGCGACGGATTACGAGGTGAAACCGGGTTCGCTCGGCAAGGCAGTCCCGGGGCAGAAACTGCAGGTGCAGACGCCCGAAGGTACACCGTCCGCGCCCGGAGAAATCGGCGAGCTGATGCTGTGGCGTCGCGACCGCTGGGAGACGACCAAGGATTTGGCGAAGATCGACGGTGACGGCTATTTCTATCACTGCGGCCGCGCTGATGATGTCATCATTTCGGCTGGCTGGACGATGTCGGCGGTCGAGATCGAGAATACGATGCTCAAGCACCCCGATGTCCGCGAGTGCGCGGTGATCGGCGCGCCCGATGCCACACGCGGGTTGGTGGTCAAGGCGTTCGTCGTCACAGACCGCGAACCCAGTGACGCATACGTCAAGGAACTGCAGACCTTCACACGCGAGCGGCTCGCCCAGCATGAGTTTCCGCGCCTCGTCGAATTTACCAGCGAGCTGCCCAAAACGCCCGCCGGCAAAGTCCACCGCAAAGTGTTGCGCGACCGGGAAGCCGCCAAGGCACTCGAACTCGCCAGCTAG
- a CDS encoding IclR family transcriptional regulator: MIPPIAPAIRVDSKAPAIARAAAILRLLGKSGAPLGVNAIARELGLVPSTCLYVLRALAEEELVAFDADTKRYALDAGVLTLARGWLRRDRFVDVAQLVLDRLARERGLTMMGVRIGGLEHITVVAVAEGGANLRLSAQVGSRFPALISATGRCIAAFGGYPEAQIRARFDTLRWENAPSYADWQAQVADTRQQGYAIDDSNYIAGVTVLAAPVWDESGKPGHALVAIGLGNAIKRDAVAGALIAGARTISTQLGG, from the coding sequence ATGATACCGCCCATCGCCCCCGCGATACGCGTCGACAGCAAGGCGCCCGCGATTGCGCGAGCGGCGGCGATTCTGCGCTTACTTGGAAAAAGCGGTGCGCCGCTGGGCGTGAACGCAATTGCGCGCGAACTCGGGCTGGTGCCCTCGACCTGCCTCTATGTCCTGCGCGCGCTGGCCGAGGAGGAACTGGTCGCGTTCGACGCCGATACCAAGCGTTACGCGCTCGACGCAGGCGTGCTGACGCTCGCGCGCGGATGGCTGCGGCGCGACCGCTTCGTCGATGTCGCGCAGCTGGTGCTCGACCGGCTGGCGCGCGAGCGGGGTCTCACGATGATGGGTGTCCGCATCGGCGGGCTGGAGCATATTACCGTCGTCGCGGTTGCAGAGGGCGGCGCGAATTTGCGCCTGTCCGCACAGGTCGGCAGCCGCTTTCCCGCGCTGATCAGCGCCACCGGTCGTTGCATCGCCGCGTTCGGGGGATATCCCGAGGCACAAATCCGTGCGCGCTTCGATACGCTGCGCTGGGAAAACGCGCCGAGCTACGCCGATTGGCAAGCGCAGGTCGCCGACACCCGCCAGCAAGGCTATGCCATCGATGACAGCAATTACATCGCGGGCGTGACCGTACTTGCCGCGCCGGTCTGGGACGAGAGCGGCAAACCGGGCCATGCGCTCGTCGCCATCGGGCTGGGCAATGCGATCAAGCGCGATGCGGTTGCAGGCGCGCTCATCGCGGGCGCGCGGACGATCTCTACCCAGCTGGGCGGATAG